In one Carassius carassius chromosome 48, fCarCar2.1, whole genome shotgun sequence genomic region, the following are encoded:
- the LOC132131400 gene encoding zona pellucida sperm-binding protein 3-like: MGLLQCVLVLVVLVVFDLKNAFGSLSSSQSPKSKKHQSYPASRVRVSSQVLGNTLQKASPFQSLDYRGFAQEPLGLQEKQVLQGPVKPLDWRFPVVPEVPSEMAVDFHLRQPVTPSSVAIQCGENRIHVEVQQDLFSNGELIQPSGLTLGGCPVVGLVPGSKVLFFENELQDCNSVLMMTKDELVYTFALTYTPEAFAGTPITRAGGAVIGVQCHYQRFQNVSSSALKPTWVPYASTEAGEEVLVFSLKLMTDDWSYERPSNSYFLGDVINVEASVKVYNHVPLRVFVDSCVATQVPDVNALPRYLFIENHGCLVDAKVTASSSRFMPRSQEDKIRFQLEAFMFQGGSSPSIYMTCVLKATLASAPSDALHKSCSFANGWLAADGNNQVCGCCDSTCGPDGGTAASPFGGLQWEGKASLGPVVVQEHKKTLAGLQ, translated from the exons atgggtcttttgcaatgtgtgttagtgctggttgtgcttgtggtgtttgatctgaagaatgcttttgGAAGTTTGAGTTCCAGTCAAAGTCCAAAAAGCAAGAAGCATCAATCGTATCCAGCTTCCAGAGTGCGTGTTTCTTCTCAAGTGCTCGGGAACACTTTGCAGAAGGCCTCTCCGTTTCAGAGTCTCGACTACAGAGGATTTGCACAagagcctcttggtcttcaggagaagcaggtgttgcagggtccagtgaagcctttggactggaggttccccgttgttccagaagtgccgagtgagatggcggtggatttccatttgaggcaacctgtgacccccagtagtgtagctattcaatgcggtgagaaccggattcatgtggaggtacagcaggacttgtttagcaatggtgaactgatccagccatctggtctgACTCTGGGAGGATGTCCTGTTGTCGGCTTGGTCCCAGGCTCTAAGGTGCTCTTCTTTGAGAATgaactgcaggactgcaacagtgTCTTGATG atgaccaaggatgagcttgtctacacctttgcccttacctacactcctgaggcgtttgctggcactccgattacccgtgcaggtggtgcagttattggAGTTCAATGCCACTATCAAAG gtttcaaaatgtcagcagtagtgccttgaagccaacttgggtcccttatgcctcaacggaggctggtgaagaagtcttggtgttctccctgaagctcatgactg atgactggtcctatgagaggccttcaaactcttacttcctgggtgacgttattaatgttgaggcatctgtgaaggtatacaaccacgtccctctgcgtgtgtttgtggacagctgtgtggccacccaagtacctgatgtgaacgcccttccgagatatttgttcattgagaatcatgg atgtcttgtggatgccaaggtcaccgcttccagctcgcgcttcatgcctcgatcccaggaagacaaaatccggttccagctggaggccttcatgttccaggggggatccagtccttct atctacatgacgtgtgttctgaaggccactcttgcttctgcacctagtgacgcgctccacaaatcctgttcctttgccaatgg gtggcttgctgctgatgggaacaaccaggtttgtggttgctgtgactcaacatgtggtcctgatggtggaactgctgcttctccttttgGAG GCCTTCAGTGGGAAGGGAAGGCCTCGCTCGGTCCTGTAGTGGTTCAAGAGCACAAGAAGACTTTAGctggtcttcaataa
- the LOC132131499 gene encoding zona pellucida sperm-binding protein 4-like — translation MAGSWCLAQILVVCAFCHAVPQWSKSLQDALMIQQTDQQFQLQKPVQQLTNQQFSPRKPVQQLTNQQFPLQKPVPQLPTPQFPLQKPVQQLTNQQFPLQKPVPQQPKPQFPLQKPVPQQPKLQFPLQKPVPQQPKPQFPLQKPVPQQPKLQFPLQKPVPQQPKPQFPIQKPVKQQFQKPVVQAEPLDKCAVADSEQIQCGLPGISGAECEAINCCFNGQQCFYGRAVTVQCIRDGQFVVVVSRDVTLPQLSLDSVHLLGGNDPPCAPVGSTPSFAIYQFPVTACGTSVMEDGGYVVYENRMTSSYEVGIGPYGSITRDSHFEFLFQCRYSGTSVEALVVEVNSVPPPPPVAAPGPLRVELRLANGQCVTKGCAEGDEAYTSYYSDADYPITKVLREPVYVEVHIMERTDPNIVLMLGRCWTTSTPSPLSLPQWDLLIDGCPYQDDRYLTTLVPVTGSSGLQFPTHYKRFAVKMFTFVDPASLAALQETIFIHCSTEVCHPSSGSCEQSCTRKRRDTRIKAVSGEQTVVSSGEVTLVM, via the exons atggctggaagttggtgtttggctcagattttggtggtctgtgctttctgccatgctgttccacagtggagtaaatcgcttcaggatgctctgatgatccagcaaactgaccagcagtttcagctccagaagccagttcaacagctaactaaccagcagttttCGCCTCGgaaaccagttcaacagctaactaaccagcaatttccgctccaaaagcctgttccacaactacctacaccgcagtttccgcttcagaagccagttcaacagctaactaaccagcaattcccgcttcagaagccagttccacaacaacctaagccgcagtttccgcttcagaagccagttccacaacaacctaagctgcagtttccgcttcagaagccagttccacaacaacctaagccgcagtttccgcttcagaagccagttccacaacaacctaagctgcagtttccgcttcagaagccagttccacaacaacctaagccgcagtttccgattcagaagccagttaaacagcagtttcagaagccagtagtgcaggcagagccccttgataaatgtgctgtagctgattctgagcagatccaatgtggtctacctgggatcagtggtgctgagtgtgaagctatcaactgctgctttaacggacagcagtgtttctatgggagGGCAG tgactgtccagtgtattagagatggtcagtttgtggtagtggtgtctcGAGACGTTACCTTGCCTCAACTGAGTCTGGAttcggttcatctactgggtggaaacgacccaccttgtgctcctgtggggtctacaccttcctttgctatataccagttccctgtgaccgcatgtggcacgagcgtgatg gaggacggtggatatgtggtgtatgaaaacagaatgacctcatcgtatgaagtggggattggaccatatggttccatcacaagggacagtcattttga gtttctcttccagtgtagatattcgggaacttccgtggaagctctggttgtggaggtcaactctgttcctccacctccaccagtagctgctcctggacctctcagggtggagctcagactggccaatggccaatgtgtcaccaaaggctgtgctgaag gggatgaggcctacacgtcctactacagtgacgctgattatcccatcacaaaagtcctgcgagagcctgtgtacgttgaggtgcacattatggagaggactgaccccaacattgtcctgatgctgggacgttgttggactacttcaacccccagtccactcagtctcccccagtgggaccttctgatcgacgg atgcccttaccaggacgaccgctatctgaccacactggttccagtgactggatcgtctggtcttcagttcccaacccactacaagcgctttgctgtgaagatgttcacatttgtagatccagcctcactggctgctctgcaggaaacc atcttcatccactgcagtacagaggtgtgccatccatcatctggctcttgtgagcaaagctgcaccaggaaac gaagagacactcgtatcaaggctgtctctggggagcagactgtggtttctagtggagaagttactctggtcatgtaa
- the LOC132131401 gene encoding zona pellucida sperm-binding protein 3-like — protein sequence MGLLQCVLVLVVLVVFDLKNAFGSLSSSQSPKSKKHQSYPASRVPVSSQVLGNTLQKASPFQSLYYRGFAQEPLGLQEKQVLQGPVKPLDWRFPVVPEVPSEMAVDFHLRQPVTPSSVAIQCGENRIHVEVQQDLFSNGELIQPSGLTLGGCPVVGLVPGSKVLFFENELQDCNSVLMMTKDELVYTFALTYTPEAFAGTPITRAGGAVIGVQCHYQRFQNVSSSALKPTWVPYASTEAGEEVLVFSLKLMTDDWSYERPSNSYFLGDVINVEASVKVYNHVPLRVFVDSCVATQVPDVNALPRYLFIENHGCLVDAKVTASSSRFMPRSQEDKIRFQLEAFMFQGGSSPSIYMTCVLKATLASAPSDALHKSCSFANGWLAADGNNQVCGCCDSTCGPDGGTAASPFGGLQWEGKASLGPVVVQEHKKTLAGLQ from the exons atgggtcttttgcaatgtgtgttagtgctggttgtgcttgtggtgtttgatctgaagaatgcttttgGAAGTTTGAGTTCCAGTCAAAGTCCAAAAAGCAAGAAGCATCAATCGTATCCAGCTTCCAGAGTGCCTGTTTCTTCTCAAGTGCTCGGGAACACTTTGCAGAAGGCCTCTCCGTTTCAGAGTCTCTACTACAGAGGATTTGCACAagagcctcttggtcttcaggagaagcaggtgttgcagggtccagtgaagcctttggactggaggttccccgttgttccagaagtgccgagtgagatggcggtggatttccatttgaggcaacctgtgacccccagtagtgtagctattcaatgcggtgagaaccggattcatgtggaggtacagcaggacttgtttagcaatggtgaactgatccagccatctggtctgACTCTGGGAGGATGTCCTGTTGTCGGCTTGGTCCCAGGCTCTAAGGTGCTCTTCTTTGAGAATgaactgcaggactgcaacagtgTCTTGATG atgaccaaggatgagcttgtctacacctttgcccttacctacactcctgaggcgtttgctggcactccgattacccgtgcaggtggtgcagttattggAGTTCAATGCCACTATCAAAG gtttcaaaatgtcagcagtagtgccttgaagccaacttgggtcccttatgcctcaacggaggctggtgaagaagtcttggtgttctccctgaagctcatgactg atgactggtcctatgagaggccttcaaactcttacttcctgggtgacgttattaatgttgaggcatctgtgaaggtatacaaccacgtccctctgcgtgtgtttgtggacagctgtgtggccacccaagtacctgatgtgaacgcccttccgagatatttgttcattgagaatcatgg atgtcttgtggatgccaaggtcaccgcttccagctcgcgcttcatgcctcgatcccaggaagacaaaatccggttccagctggaggccttcatgttccaggggggatccagtccttct atctacatgacgtgtgttctgaaggccactcttgcttctgcacctagtgacgcgctccacaaatcctgttcctttgccaatgg gtggcttgctgctgatgggaacaaccaggtttgtggttgctgtgactcaacatgtggtcctgatggtggaactgctgcttctccttttgGAG GCCTTCAGTGGGAAGGGAAGGCCTCGCTCGGTCCTGTAGTGGTTCAAGAGCACAAGAAGACTTTAGctggtcttcaataa